The Dehalobacter sp. genome includes a window with the following:
- the gyrA gene encoding DNA gyrase subunit A — MSMELFNGKVLPIEISDELKKSFIDYSMSVIVSRALPDVRDGLKPVHRRILYAMNELGMHPNKGYSKSARLVGDCMGKFHPHGDSSIYDAAVRLAQNFSSRYPLIDGHGNFGSIDGDSAAAMRYTEMKMAPLATYMLADIDKDTVNFSPNYDEREKEPDVLPAKFPNLLVNGSSGIAVGMATNIPPHNLGEVIDGVVYLMDSEDNEDGAPRPGIRDLMKFIKGPDFPTGAQIMGTEGIISAYTTGRGSIKVRAKANIEKIEKNGKMQIVVTEIPYVVNKSRLIEKIAELVQEKKIEGITDLRDETTMKGIRIVIELRRDVTPQVILNQLYKHTQMEDSFGINMLALVDNTPKVLNLQEILEYFIKHQKEVIVRRSRFELKKAEDEAHIVEGLRKALDYIDEVIEIIRSSKDDDIAKAKLILRFDFSDRQAQAIMDMRLKRLTGLEREKLDAQYQRLMDEIAYLTAVLNSDKMVRGIIKTELKEIRDKFADPRRSEITFDATKMEIEDLIADEDVVITVTHRGYIKRLPLNTYHSQRRGGRGVNGMSTGENDFVESLFIASTHHHILFFTSRGKVYRLRAHEIPEASRTAKGTAIVNLLSLAQDEKVTATIAVKEFKDQFNLLTATKNGIVKKTSLQDYDTKRSDGLIALTLDENDELIGVRLTKQDDDVVIATRLGLAIRFSEEDVRAMGRTARGVRGISLRKDDYVIAMDVVDKTASDLELLTVTENGFAKRSELSEFRIQGRGGKGIIGHRVTSKTGPLAAVKVVTADQELMVITDEGIVIRQEVSGISVQGRSAQGVTAMRTGESKVVAVAKFVSKEEE, encoded by the coding sequence ATGTCTATGGAACTTTTTAACGGCAAAGTTTTGCCCATTGAGATTTCAGATGAATTAAAAAAATCGTTTATAGATTATTCCATGAGCGTTATTGTCAGCAGGGCCTTGCCTGATGTACGCGACGGCTTGAAACCGGTTCATCGCAGAATTCTTTATGCGATGAATGAGTTAGGGATGCACCCGAATAAAGGTTATAGCAAATCGGCCCGACTGGTCGGAGATTGCATGGGTAAATTTCATCCGCATGGAGATTCTTCGATCTATGATGCGGCTGTCAGGCTGGCTCAGAATTTTTCCAGCCGTTATCCTTTAATTGACGGACATGGCAACTTTGGTTCCATCGATGGCGATTCAGCGGCTGCCATGCGTTATACAGAGATGAAGATGGCTCCGCTGGCTACGTATATGCTGGCTGATATTGATAAGGATACCGTCAATTTTAGTCCAAACTATGATGAAAGAGAAAAAGAGCCGGACGTTTTGCCGGCGAAATTTCCGAATCTATTGGTTAACGGTTCTTCCGGAATTGCTGTCGGGATGGCCACGAATATACCGCCGCACAATCTGGGCGAAGTCATCGATGGCGTAGTATATTTGATGGACAGTGAGGATAACGAAGACGGAGCACCTCGACCTGGAATCAGAGATCTGATGAAATTTATTAAAGGACCTGATTTTCCGACCGGTGCCCAAATCATGGGCACGGAAGGAATCATCAGCGCGTACACGACTGGCAGGGGATCAATCAAGGTCCGGGCGAAGGCCAATATCGAAAAAATCGAAAAAAATGGGAAAATGCAGATCGTTGTTACGGAAATTCCGTATGTGGTCAATAAGTCCCGGCTGATTGAAAAGATAGCTGAACTTGTTCAGGAAAAGAAAATCGAAGGTATTACCGATTTGCGCGATGAGACCACAATGAAAGGGATTCGTATTGTGATTGAACTGCGCAGGGATGTTACACCTCAGGTCATTCTGAATCAGTTGTATAAGCATACCCAGATGGAAGATAGCTTCGGGATCAATATGCTGGCGCTGGTTGACAATACCCCGAAAGTACTCAACCTGCAGGAAATTCTGGAATATTTTATCAAACACCAAAAGGAAGTTATTGTCCGGCGCAGCCGGTTTGAACTGAAGAAAGCAGAAGATGAGGCACATATTGTTGAAGGACTGCGCAAGGCGCTGGACTATATCGATGAAGTCATTGAGATCATTCGTTCTTCCAAGGATGATGACATCGCCAAAGCCAAACTGATCCTGCGCTTTGATTTCAGCGACAGACAGGCCCAGGCGATTATGGACATGCGCTTAAAGCGCCTGACTGGTTTGGAACGTGAAAAACTGGATGCCCAGTATCAAAGGCTGATGGATGAGATTGCTTACCTGACGGCAGTTTTGAATTCGGACAAAATGGTTCGTGGAATTATTAAAACTGAACTGAAGGAAATCAGGGATAAATTTGCGGACCCGAGACGTTCAGAAATTACCTTTGATGCGACGAAGATGGAAATTGAAGATCTGATCGCGGATGAGGACGTCGTAATTACGGTCACACACAGAGGGTATATCAAAAGACTGCCCTTAAACACCTATCACAGTCAGAGAAGAGGTGGACGTGGTGTCAACGGCATGTCTACCGGAGAAAATGATTTTGTGGAGAGCCTGTTTATTGCCTCGACACATCATCATATTCTTTTCTTCACTTCACGTGGCAAGGTTTACCGTCTACGGGCGCATGAAATACCTGAGGCAAGCCGGACCGCTAAAGGGACTGCGATTGTGAACCTTTTGAGTCTTGCGCAGGATGAAAAAGTCACTGCGACGATTGCTGTCAAGGAGTTTAAAGACCAATTCAACCTGCTGACAGCAACGAAAAACGGGATTGTCAAAAAGACTTCGCTCCAGGATTACGACACAAAAAGAAGTGATGGCTTGATTGCGCTGACGCTGGATGAAAATGACGAACTGATCGGCGTGCGCCTCACGAAACAAGATGATGATGTCGTGATTGCAACCCGTCTGGGCTTGGCGATTCGTTTCTCTGAGGAAGATGTCAGAGCCATGGGACGGACAGCCCGCGGCGTAAGAGGAATCTCTCTCAGGAAAGATGATTATGTCATTGCCATGGATGTCGTGGATAAAACCGCTAGTGATTTGGAATTGCTGACCGTTACCGAGAATGGCTTTGCTAAACGAAGCGAACTCAGTGAATTCCGGATCCAGGGACGTGGTGGCAAAGGCATTATCGGGCACAGAGTCACTTCTAAGACTGGGCCTCTGGCCGCCGTCAAGGTCGTCACCGCCGATCAAGAACTGATGGTCATTACCGATGAAGGTATTGTGATCCGTCAGGAAGTCAGCGGCATCTCCGTCCAGGGGAGATCGGCCCAGGGAGTCACTGCCATGAGAACCGGTGAAAGCAAGGTCGTGGCCGTAGCTAAATTTGTAAGCAAAGAAGAAGAATAA
- the gyrB gene encoding DNA topoisomerase (ATP-hydrolyzing) subunit B yields MNPGSDYNAGQIEVLEGLEAVRKRPGMYIGSTSSRGLHHLVYEIVDNSIDEAMAGYCDEIEVIIHQGESITVQDNGRGIPVDMHAKMQKPAVEVALTVLHAGGKFNNEAYKVSGGLHGVGMSVVNALSVNLRVEIKKDGKKYSQEYSRGKTLTELKEIGMYQGRSGTMITFQPDPEIFEDIVYDYEVLAHRLKELSFLNKNVMITLIDERNEAKDVYNHNNGLIDFVEYLNKNKDPIHQKAIVFETEKDNTKVEIALQYNESYTETLFSYANNINTTEGGTHEAGFKAALTRVVNDYARKNNILKGNENNLSGEDVREGLTAIISVKIMEPQFEGQTKTKLGNSEVRSIVDSVVGEGLSTFFEENPAVAKKIVEKGLQATRARLAARKARDLTRRKSALESTSLPGKLADCTWKDPRYCEMYIVEGDSAGGSAKQGRNQKFQAILPLRGKILNVEKARLDRILGNAEIRAMITALGTGISEDFDIEKARYHKVVIMTDADVDGAHIRILLLTFFYRFMKPLIDNHYVYIAQPPLFKIKNGKQIQYAYNDQELSKVLDTVGREKTEIQRYKGLGEMNPEQLWETTMDPESRTMLVVQMEDAMKADELFTMLMGDKVEPRKEFIQKYGKDVRNLDV; encoded by the coding sequence ATGAATCCCGGATCTGATTATAATGCCGGCCAGATAGAAGTACTTGAAGGATTAGAAGCTGTTCGTAAGCGTCCCGGTATGTACATCGGTTCCACTAGCAGCCGTGGTTTGCACCATCTGGTTTATGAGATCGTTGACAATAGCATCGATGAGGCTATGGCTGGTTACTGCGATGAAATAGAAGTTATTATTCATCAGGGAGAGAGTATTACTGTTCAAGATAATGGACGCGGCATACCGGTTGATATGCATGCAAAGATGCAAAAGCCGGCAGTAGAAGTTGCTTTGACAGTATTGCATGCCGGCGGAAAATTTAATAACGAGGCTTATAAGGTCTCTGGTGGCCTGCACGGAGTCGGTATGAGCGTTGTTAATGCGCTTTCCGTTAATTTGCGTGTCGAGATCAAAAAAGATGGGAAAAAGTACAGCCAGGAATATTCCCGCGGCAAAACACTGACGGAACTCAAGGAAATCGGTATGTACCAAGGAAGATCCGGAACGATGATTACTTTCCAGCCTGATCCGGAAATCTTCGAAGATATCGTTTATGACTATGAAGTTCTGGCGCATCGTTTGAAGGAGCTTTCATTTCTGAATAAAAATGTCATGATTACTCTGATTGACGAGCGGAACGAGGCCAAAGATGTCTATAATCACAATAATGGGCTGATTGATTTTGTAGAATATTTAAATAAAAATAAAGATCCGATTCATCAGAAAGCGATTGTATTTGAGACGGAGAAAGATAATACAAAGGTTGAGATCGCCCTTCAGTATAACGAAAGCTATACCGAAACCCTGTTTTCTTATGCTAATAATATCAATACTACAGAAGGCGGCACGCATGAAGCAGGTTTTAAAGCTGCTTTAACCAGGGTAGTGAATGACTATGCGCGCAAAAACAATATTTTAAAAGGCAATGAGAATAACTTAAGTGGTGAGGATGTCAGAGAAGGCCTCACAGCTATTATTTCGGTTAAAATAATGGAACCTCAGTTTGAAGGACAGACGAAGACCAAGCTGGGCAATAGTGAAGTAAGATCCATTGTCGATAGCGTGGTTGGCGAAGGTTTATCCACCTTTTTTGAAGAAAATCCGGCCGTTGCCAAAAAGATTGTTGAAAAAGGCTTGCAGGCTACCCGAGCAAGGCTTGCTGCCCGCAAGGCCAGAGACCTCACGCGCAGAAAAAGTGCGCTGGAAAGTACTTCTTTGCCGGGTAAACTGGCTGACTGCACCTGGAAAGATCCAAGGTACTGTGAAATGTACATTGTTGAAGGAGACAGCGCCGGCGGCTCAGCCAAACAAGGAAGAAATCAAAAATTCCAGGCAATTCTGCCGTTGCGTGGAAAAATTCTGAACGTCGAAAAAGCCCGCTTGGACAGGATCCTGGGAAATGCAGAAATCAGAGCAATGATCACAGCGCTTGGTACCGGAATATCTGAAGATTTTGATATTGAAAAAGCCCGTTATCATAAAGTTGTAATTATGACAGATGCTGATGTCGATGGAGCACATATTAGAATTCTCTTACTGACATTCTTTTACAGGTTTATGAAACCTCTTATTGATAATCATTATGTATATATTGCTCAGCCGCCGCTTTTTAAAATTAAAAACGGAAAACAAATACAATATGCTTATAATGATCAGGAGCTTAGCAAAGTTCTTGATACCGTCGGCAGAGAAAAGACAGAAATTCAACGCTATAAAGGTCTAGGTGAAATGAATCCCGAACAGCTTTGGGAGACAACGATGGATCCGGAATCCCGGACCATGCTCGTGGTACAAATGGAAGATGCCATGAAAGCGGATGAGTTGTTCACGATGCTGATGGGTGATAAAGTGGAGCCTCGCAAGGAATTTATTCAAAAATATGGCAAGGATGTACGAAATCTGGATGTTTAA
- the pdxS gene encoding pyridoxal 5'-phosphate synthase lyase subunit PdxS — translation MVEVASWKVKTGLAEMLKGGVIMDVTTPEQAKIAEEAGACAVMALERVPSDIRAAGGVARMADPTIVKKIMEAVTIPVMAKARIGHFVEARILEALGADYIDESEVLTPADDLYHIDKHNFKVPFVCGARNLGEALRRIGEGAAMIRTKGEPGTGNVVEAVRHMRTVMADIRRLTTMPKEELMTAAKEMAAPYDLVLYVAEHGKLPVVNFAAGGIATPADAALMMQLGCDGIFVGSGIFKSSEPAKRARAIVLATTHHNDPDMLAKLSEEIGEAMPGLEISSIAPEERMQDRGW, via the coding sequence ATGGTTGAGGTAGCTTCATGGAAAGTAAAAACAGGCTTGGCGGAGATGTTAAAAGGCGGCGTCATTATGGATGTCACAACACCCGAGCAGGCAAAAATAGCGGAGGAAGCCGGGGCCTGTGCAGTTATGGCCCTGGAAAGAGTGCCCTCTGATATCCGGGCAGCAGGCGGTGTGGCAAGAATGGCCGATCCGACCATTGTTAAAAAAATCATGGAGGCTGTAACCATTCCAGTTATGGCTAAAGCAAGAATCGGACACTTTGTCGAAGCCCGGATCCTGGAAGCACTTGGCGCGGATTACATCGATGAGAGCGAAGTTCTGACTCCTGCCGACGACCTTTATCACATTGACAAGCATAATTTTAAAGTTCCATTTGTCTGCGGTGCGCGCAATCTCGGTGAAGCCCTGCGTCGGATTGGCGAGGGTGCCGCGATGATCCGCACCAAAGGTGAGCCCGGAACAGGCAATGTGGTTGAGGCAGTGCGTCATATGCGGACGGTTATGGCCGATATCCGCCGTCTGACCACCATGCCGAAAGAGGAACTGATGACCGCAGCCAAGGAAATGGCCGCACCCTACGATTTGGTTCTATATGTTGCCGAACACGGCAAACTGCCGGTTGTAAATTTTGCCGCAGGCGGAATCGCAACACCGGCTGATGCGGCCCTCATGATGCAGCTGGGTTGCGACGGTATTTTTGTTGGCTCCGGCATATTTAAATCCTCTGAACCAGCCAAGAGAGCCAGAGCGATCGTTCTCGCAACCACCCATCACAATGATCCGGACATGCTGGCCAAGCTTTCTGAAGAAATCGGTGAAGCAATGCCAGGTCTGGAGATTTCCTCGATTGCTCCGGAGGAAAGAATGCAGGATCGGGGCTGGTGA
- the rpmH gene encoding 50S ribosomal protein L34 has translation MKRTYQPKSRRHKRVHGFLERMKSTGGRNVLRRRRLKGRKKLAV, from the coding sequence TTGAAAAGAACATATCAGCCTAAATCCCGTCGCCATAAAAGAGTTCATGGATTCTTAGAACGGATGAAAAGTACTGGCGGTAGAAACGTTTTAAGACGTCGTCGTTTGAAAGGTCGTAAGAAGTTAGCAGTTTAG
- the pdxT gene encoding pyridoxal 5'-phosphate synthase glutaminase subunit PdxT has product MSMKKKIGVLAIQGAFREHCRSLEKLGVGGVEVRSVDDLKEISGLIIPGGESTAIGKQLEIDGFGDKIAEMAGEGFPIFGTCAGMILLSKRIDQSSQYSLGLLDISVKRNAFGRQIASFEADIPVKGLKGGNLRAVFIRAPYVTEAGPEVDVLAAYAGKIVLVQDDHILASAFHPELTDDTRIHEYFINIVDQYRK; this is encoded by the coding sequence GTGAGCATGAAAAAGAAGATTGGTGTCCTGGCTATCCAGGGCGCTTTTCGCGAGCACTGCAGATCTTTGGAAAAACTTGGAGTTGGAGGAGTTGAAGTCCGCAGCGTCGATGATTTAAAAGAAATCAGCGGACTGATTATTCCCGGCGGGGAAAGCACAGCCATTGGCAAGCAGCTCGAAATTGACGGTTTTGGCGACAAAATTGCAGAAATGGCTGGTGAAGGTTTCCCCATTTTTGGGACATGCGCCGGCATGATTCTGCTCAGTAAAAGAATTGACCAGAGTAGCCAGTATTCTTTGGGGCTTCTGGATATTTCCGTCAAACGAAATGCTTTTGGCCGGCAGATTGCGAGTTTTGAAGCGGATATCCCGGTTAAGGGACTAAAAGGCGGAAATTTGCGGGCCGTATTCATCCGCGCGCCGTATGTGACGGAAGCAGGTCCGGAGGTGGATGTGCTGGCCGCATATGCCGGAAAGATTGTCTTGGTCCAGGATGATCATATTCTGGCCAGCGCGTTTCATCCCGAGCTTACCGACGATACCAGAATTCATGAATATTTCATTAACATCGTTGATCAGTATCGAAAATAG
- the dnaN gene encoding DNA polymerase III subunit beta, translated as MKILCKKEDLILGINTVQRAVSSKNTLPILQGVRLRAERQNLWFEATDLEIGIRCQVPVNVQEEGQVVLPAKLFSEIARKLPDTEIKIESTDNNINIFYDSSDFAVNGYDPEEYPEISDIESNESIELPALLFKSMIRKTIFACSVEETRPVFTGVLLQVNKENITLVGTDTHRLALSNEVLHGNQKEFNGIIPAKTLHEIYRLIEDDDSILISFNNSRIIFKFNQVQIVTRLIEGQFPSYKQVIPATCNTKLLIYTRKLMDAVERASLLSKDNYLKTNTVRFNIENSHININHFSEMGKVFEQLEVEQNGEDVAISFNAKYIIDLLKVVDTENVVMEVSGSSSPCIFRPESNDKYLCLVLPLRN; from the coding sequence ATGAAAATCTTATGCAAAAAGGAAGATTTGATTTTAGGAATCAACACTGTACAAAGAGCAGTGTCCTCTAAAAATACGCTTCCTATACTTCAAGGAGTCAGGCTGAGAGCAGAAAGACAAAACCTTTGGTTTGAAGCCACTGATCTGGAAATTGGCATCCGCTGCCAGGTTCCGGTCAATGTTCAGGAAGAAGGACAAGTTGTTTTACCGGCCAAGCTTTTTTCAGAAATTGCCAGGAAGCTTCCGGATACCGAAATTAAAATTGAAAGCACTGACAATAATATTAATATCTTTTACGATTCCTCTGATTTTGCGGTAAACGGATATGATCCTGAAGAGTATCCTGAGATTTCTGATATTGAATCCAATGAAAGTATTGAACTTCCGGCTTTACTTTTTAAAAGTATGATTCGTAAGACGATATTCGCCTGTTCAGTCGAAGAAACCAGACCTGTTTTTACCGGCGTGCTGCTTCAGGTGAATAAAGAAAATATAACACTTGTCGGAACAGATACGCACCGACTGGCACTCAGCAATGAAGTTTTGCATGGAAATCAGAAAGAGTTCAACGGGATTATTCCAGCCAAGACCTTGCATGAGATTTATAGGCTAATAGAAGATGATGACAGTATTTTAATCAGTTTTAACAATTCCAGAATTATTTTTAAATTTAACCAGGTTCAAATTGTCACCCGTCTGATTGAAGGACAGTTTCCAAGCTACAAACAGGTTATTCCGGCAACATGCAACACGAAACTTTTGATATATACTCGAAAATTGATGGATGCAGTAGAAAGAGCCTCTCTTTTATCCAAAGACAATTACTTGAAGACCAATACGGTCCGTTTTAATATTGAGAATTCCCATATTAACATCAATCATTTTTCGGAAATGGGTAAAGTATTTGAACAGCTCGAAGTAGAACAGAATGGAGAGGACGTTGCAATATCTTTTAATGCCAAGTATATCATCGACCTGCTTAAAGTTGTTGACACCGAAAACGTGGTTATGGAAGTTTCGGGATCATCTAGTCCCTGTATCTTCAGGCCCGAAAGTAATGATAAATACTTATGTTTAGTTCTACCGCTAAGAAATTAG
- the dnaA gene encoding chromosomal replication initiator protein DnaA, whose product MIYLNAFWENILEKLKDELSKPSFETWLSSTKLVDFSNNRLTISVSNEFAKDWLESRYSSLVKSTVQNYLNAPVTLNFIAEQDPSDLPPIETPGVNFGVLSHSLNPKYTFDTFVIGNGNRFAHAAALAVAESPAKSYNPLFVYGGSGLGKTHLMHAISHVISKNFPSMKILYVTGEQFTNEMIDSIRYERQVEFRNTYRKIDILLIDDIQFLAGKEGTQEEFFHTFNTLYEANKQIIISSDRPPREIPTLEERLRSRFEWGLTTDINPPDYETRIAILRKKAELENFIVPDEIIIFIASEIQSNIRELEGALSKITAYCMLTNQPITVTLAEEILKDMIPQKNQKLISLDMIQKSVAEHYKMSIQEFKQKKRTRTIAFPRQIAMFLCREMTDLSLEQIGDKFGGRDHTTVIHACEKISELKKNDPLVEKSINDIISKIKSS is encoded by the coding sequence ATTATATATTTAAACGCTTTCTGGGAAAATATCCTTGAGAAATTGAAAGATGAATTATCTAAGCCCAGTTTTGAAACTTGGCTGTCTTCAACGAAGCTGGTTGATTTCTCCAACAATCGGCTGACCATCAGTGTTTCCAATGAGTTCGCAAAAGACTGGCTGGAAAGCAGGTATTCCTCGCTCGTTAAATCCACTGTTCAGAATTACCTGAATGCACCGGTTACTCTAAACTTTATTGCCGAGCAAGATCCGTCCGATCTTCCTCCAATAGAAACCCCTGGTGTTAATTTTGGCGTTTTGTCTCATTCCCTGAACCCAAAGTATACGTTTGATACTTTTGTAATCGGCAACGGGAATCGTTTTGCCCATGCCGCAGCACTTGCAGTTGCGGAATCTCCTGCTAAATCCTATAACCCTTTATTTGTCTACGGCGGCAGCGGGCTTGGCAAAACGCATCTAATGCATGCGATCAGCCATGTGATCAGCAAGAATTTTCCTTCGATGAAAATTCTCTATGTCACCGGCGAACAGTTCACGAATGAAATGATTGATTCTATCCGTTATGAAAGACAGGTCGAATTCCGGAACACTTACCGAAAAATTGACATCTTATTAATTGACGATATTCAGTTCCTGGCAGGCAAAGAAGGCACCCAGGAAGAATTCTTTCATACGTTTAACACTCTTTATGAGGCCAACAAACAAATTATTATTTCTTCAGACCGTCCCCCGAGAGAAATACCAACACTTGAGGAAAGACTTCGTTCGCGATTTGAATGGGGTTTAACAACTGATATTAATCCGCCTGACTACGAAACAAGAATTGCTATTTTACGCAAAAAAGCTGAGCTGGAAAATTTTATTGTACCTGATGAAATTATTATTTTTATTGCTTCCGAGATTCAATCCAATATCCGGGAGCTGGAAGGTGCCTTAAGTAAAATAACAGCTTACTGCATGCTCACTAACCAACCGATAACCGTTACCCTGGCAGAAGAGATATTGAAGGATATGATCCCGCAGAAAAACCAAAAATTGATTTCTCTTGATATGATTCAAAAAAGTGTTGCTGAACATTATAAGATGTCCATTCAGGAATTCAAACAGAAGAAAAGAACAAGAACCATTGCTTTTCCCAGACAAATTGCGATGTTCCTATGCCGCGAGATGACGGATCTTTCTTTGGAACAGATCGGTGACAAATTCGGAGGCCGGGATCATACGACAGTCATTCATGCCTGTGAAAAGATCAGTGAACTTAAAAAAAATGATCCGTTGGTTGAAAAGAGTATCAATGACATTATCAGTAAAATTAAATCAAGTTAG
- a CDS encoding DUF370 domain-containing protein gives MFLHIGNNIMVRKDKIILILDLDKAGSNQISRSLLNKMMKKGTVQNITEKGKEKSFVMTDSEYYLSPISSSTLMKRSQSGSII, from the coding sequence ATGTTTCTACACATCGGTAATAATATTATGGTGAGAAAAGACAAAATCATTCTGATCCTTGATTTGGATAAAGCAGGAAGCAACCAGATTTCCCGCAGTTTGTTAAATAAAATGATGAAAAAGGGAACCGTACAGAATATTACGGAAAAAGGAAAAGAGAAATCCTTTGTGATGACGGATTCGGAATATTATCTGTCTCCGATTTCTTCGTCAACGTTAATGAAAAGATCACAAAGTGGAAGTATTATTTAG
- the recF gene encoding DNA replication/repair protein RecF gives MYIKDLYLVNFRNYKEQKIDFQPGINLLMGSNGQGKTNILEGIGYLISGKSARCKSENDLIRWGEKNFYLSGSFLVSERLFMLESYYETGKKVMKINQLACKRLSDYVGTVNGVSFYPDDLNIVKKGPNERRRFIDLLIAQIRPTHFALLNAYLRAVHQKNILLKNERNINLLRIQLQAWNEQICAIGSKIIINRSEFTDKLNTHCRKIFQSIFSDEDHLDIVYQALGKKDLEQALQSFPEILEKKMMQEIERKAVLFGPHRDEIIIYLNGNDTRIFASQGQQRSLVLSLKLAEMEIIRNEKDEYPILLLDDVLSELDEYRRDYLIEYINTLQKQTIITMTGADDRIANQKAVVYQVSNGNIRRK, from the coding sequence ATGTATATTAAAGACTTATATTTGGTTAATTTCAGAAATTATAAAGAACAAAAGATTGACTTCCAGCCGGGAATCAACTTGCTAATGGGTTCCAACGGTCAGGGAAAAACGAATATCCTTGAAGGAATCGGGTATCTTATTAGCGGTAAATCGGCCCGCTGTAAGTCAGAAAATGATTTAATACGCTGGGGGGAGAAAAATTTTTATCTTTCAGGTTCTTTTCTAGTTTCAGAAAGGCTCTTCATGCTGGAGAGTTATTACGAAACCGGAAAAAAAGTCATGAAGATTAACCAATTGGCTTGTAAACGTCTTTCAGATTACGTTGGTACAGTCAATGGGGTTTCTTTTTATCCGGATGATTTAAATATTGTTAAAAAAGGACCCAACGAAAGAAGGCGTTTTATTGATCTGCTGATTGCCCAGATTAGACCTACGCATTTTGCCCTGCTCAATGCTTATTTAAGGGCTGTTCACCAGAAAAATATTCTTTTGAAAAACGAAAGAAATATTAATCTGTTAAGAATTCAGCTCCAGGCCTGGAATGAGCAAATTTGTGCGATCGGTTCCAAAATTATCATTAATCGATCTGAATTTACAGATAAACTGAATACCCACTGCAGAAAGATATTTCAAAGCATTTTTTCGGATGAGGACCATCTCGATATCGTTTATCAAGCCTTAGGAAAAAAGGATTTAGAGCAGGCTTTACAAAGCTTTCCGGAGATACTTGAGAAAAAAATGATGCAGGAAATTGAGAGAAAAGCTGTATTGTTCGGACCCCACCGCGACGAAATAATTATTTATCTGAATGGAAATGATACAAGAATATTTGCATCTCAAGGTCAGCAGCGTTCTCTGGTGCTCAGTTTAAAGCTGGCTGAAATGGAAATCATCCGGAATGAAAAAGATGAATATCCGATTTTACTGCTGGATGATGTTCTTTCTGAATTGGATGAATATCGGAGGGACTATTTAATTGAGTATATTAATACCCTGCAAAAACAGACGATCATCACTATGACTGGTGCAGATGACAGGATTGCGAATCAGAAAGCAGTGGTATATCAGGTATCTAATGGAAATATAAGGAGGAAATAG
- the rnpA gene encoding ribonuclease P protein component produces MLLKSYRLKKKADFQSVFTNGKSYTSRQVVIYIFRGHNKKFGFIASKKVGNAVKRNRAKRLMREAVRLNIDGLKMDCEMILIARAAINKATLQEVEKSVLYIWRKAGIYDGKNA; encoded by the coding sequence ATGCTGCTGAAGTCTTACAGATTGAAAAAAAAGGCCGATTTTCAAAGTGTCTTTACTAACGGAAAAAGTTATACCTCAAGACAAGTTGTCATATATATCTTTCGAGGACATAACAAAAAATTTGGATTTATTGCTTCCAAAAAAGTTGGCAATGCAGTGAAGCGCAACCGGGCCAAAAGGCTTATGCGTGAAGCTGTCCGTTTGAATATAGACGGATTGAAGATGGATTGTGAGATGATTTTGATTGCCCGTGCGGCAATCAATAAAGCAACCTTGCAGGAAGTTGAAAAATCTGTACTATATATTTGGAGAAAAGCGGGAATTTATGATGGAAAGAATGCGTAA